From the Halomonas meridiana genome, one window contains:
- a CDS encoding LysE family translocator, protein MMSWATLSVFVPTFLFVSLTPGMCMTLAMVLGMTQGVKRTLWMMIGELIGVGFVAAAAGAGVAALMLRQPELFIAFKWVGGAYLAYLGIMMWRSRGRMAIPSELDTGPAAGRLQLATQGLVTAVANPKGWAFFMVLLPPFLDGSRPLAPQLSLLIAVILTIEFASMLVYATGGKTLRKVLGKSGNVRLLNRIAGTLMIGVGLWLALG, encoded by the coding sequence ATGATGTCATGGGCGACGCTCTCGGTCTTCGTACCGACGTTTCTCTTCGTCTCGTTAACACCAGGCATGTGCATGACACTGGCCATGGTGTTGGGCATGACGCAAGGCGTCAAGCGCACTCTGTGGATGATGATCGGGGAGCTTATCGGCGTCGGTTTCGTAGCGGCGGCGGCGGGGGCGGGCGTCGCTGCGTTGATGCTGCGCCAGCCCGAATTATTCATCGCCTTCAAGTGGGTGGGCGGTGCCTATTTGGCTTATTTGGGCATCATGATGTGGCGCTCACGTGGGCGGATGGCCATTCCTAGCGAGCTGGATACGGGGCCCGCGGCGGGGCGTCTTCAGTTAGCGACTCAGGGGCTGGTCACCGCGGTGGCCAATCCCAAGGGGTGGGCATTTTTCATGGTGCTGTTGCCCCCCTTTTTGGACGGCAGCAGGCCTTTGGCTCCGCAGTTGAGCCTGTTGATCGCGGTAATTCTGACCATCGAATTTGCCAGCATGCTGGTGTATGCCACTGGTGGGAAAACGCTACGTAAGGTGCTAGGCAAAAGTGGTAATGTCAGGCTATTAAACCGTATTGCGGGTACGTTGATGATCGGTGTAGGTCTTTGGCTAGCGCTTGGTTGA
- a CDS encoding bifunctional DedA family/phosphatase PAP2 family protein, which yields MPTADTLLSLSLSPTALLLLVLGIALIESLALVGLLVPGVVLITAAASMAGHQMIALPWLIGAAFIGAVLGDGLSYLLGARYSERVLTRWPLSQHPEWLGRGARFFEHYGVYSVFIGRFVGPVRPIIPLVAGMMHMPTRTFLLANITSAALWAPAYLLPGYLLGHTWQQRLDLPANVEMALFVMAASIVGLAIVFSWGRAQVGRDGRVYFFIARLARRVPAIRRPWLAMSRSGEVPLASLFLSLLALTLACAWTLLVLKHPEPLMIDLQAQRLFAWLDTDWLTATSLVLAKIGDKAGIVALTLPWFGWLVWIKRWDLLTHGALALGGIGALNTLGKAVFARPRPDTPEYLTGSFSYPSAHTSTWVVVVGLFAAFAASRLPRQRRMWVYWLAMVTALPMALSRLVLGVHWLSDLIGGALLGLVVCAVVQINWQRRYRPPLPALPWAALLLGPLVLLSVRVAFFPPV from the coding sequence TTGCCGACTGCTGACACGCTACTTTCTCTTTCGCTTTCGCCGACGGCGCTATTACTTCTGGTACTGGGCATTGCGCTGATTGAATCTCTCGCGCTGGTGGGATTACTCGTGCCAGGCGTCGTACTGATCACGGCGGCCGCGTCGATGGCAGGGCATCAGATGATTGCCCTCCCTTGGCTAATCGGCGCGGCTTTCATCGGGGCCGTACTTGGCGACGGCTTGAGCTACTTACTGGGCGCGCGTTACAGCGAGCGTGTGCTGACACGCTGGCCGCTATCGCAACATCCAGAGTGGCTGGGCCGAGGAGCGCGCTTCTTCGAGCATTACGGCGTTTACTCGGTGTTCATTGGCCGTTTCGTCGGCCCGGTGCGCCCTATCATTCCGCTTGTTGCTGGCATGATGCACATGCCAACGCGAACTTTTCTACTGGCCAACATCACGTCGGCTGCACTCTGGGCTCCGGCCTATCTGCTGCCAGGCTACTTGCTGGGCCACACCTGGCAGCAACGGCTCGACCTTCCTGCTAACGTGGAGATGGCCCTTTTTGTCATGGCCGCCAGCATCGTGGGGCTCGCTATCGTGTTCTCATGGGGGCGGGCTCAGGTGGGACGTGATGGCCGTGTGTATTTCTTCATCGCTCGGCTGGCTCGGCGCGTACCCGCCATACGGCGCCCCTGGCTAGCCATGAGCCGTAGTGGCGAGGTGCCCTTGGCGTCGCTGTTCTTATCGCTCCTCGCGCTCACCTTGGCATGCGCGTGGACACTGCTGGTGCTGAAGCACCCCGAGCCACTGATGATCGACCTTCAGGCACAGCGGCTCTTCGCTTGGCTCGACACCGACTGGCTGACGGCGACCAGCCTGGTGCTCGCCAAAATAGGTGACAAGGCTGGAATCGTCGCGCTGACGCTCCCTTGGTTCGGCTGGCTCGTCTGGATCAAACGGTGGGATTTACTGACCCATGGAGCGCTGGCATTGGGAGGCATCGGCGCGCTCAATACCTTGGGTAAGGCCGTTTTTGCAAGACCCAGGCCCGACACACCGGAGTATCTGACCGGGTCGTTCTCCTACCCCAGCGCGCATACATCGACCTGGGTCGTCGTCGTTGGCCTATTCGCCGCTTTCGCTGCATCGCGACTGCCTCGACAAAGGCGCATGTGGGTTTATTGGCTAGCCATGGTAACGGCGCTGCCGATGGCGCTGTCACGCTTGGTGCTGGGCGTTCACTGGCTGAGTGATCTCATCGGCGGTGCATTGCTGGGATTGGTCGTGTGCGCCGTGGTTCAAATCAACTGGCAGCGCCGCTATCGGCCACCGCTGCCAGCGCTGCCCTGGGCAGCGCTGTTGCTGGGGCCACTCGTGCTATTGAGCGTACGCGTAGCGTTCTTTCCGCCCGTCTGA
- a CDS encoding diguanylate cyclase domain-containing protein — protein MNTIFSPKRLMTLAYGTSIIAMVAYTLWLYAMGSYRELLVPLFVSLLLLACLLMHVGQGTQPALPRLVLLISTYVVVLSAVNANVETSSLWWGLPMAATFLLLPLWSALAVNTASLIAWWWLAPVGVIPLSLGVVVLALLLALPPWEHARRRALLRATDPNDSDCNAYHVDTLKERLNNEFQRAAMLNKRLAVLVLHLPQLDMAGEQFGQRAQTALLAALCQEVNSRCRDHDILGRAGSATFWLVLPDTSESGALLVRERLQRSLSHCVLVETGQLEVRIATCLPLRKESFERYIQRLEARADAMANV, from the coding sequence ATGAATACCATCTTTTCCCCAAAACGTCTCATGACCTTGGCTTACGGTACTAGCATTATCGCGATGGTCGCCTATACGCTATGGCTCTATGCCATGGGTAGCTACCGCGAGTTGCTGGTGCCTCTGTTCGTGTCTCTCTTGCTATTAGCGTGCCTGTTAATGCACGTGGGCCAGGGCACTCAGCCGGCGCTGCCTCGCTTGGTACTGCTGATCAGCACCTACGTCGTCGTGCTGAGCGCGGTGAATGCCAACGTGGAAACGTCCTCACTGTGGTGGGGATTACCGATGGCTGCGACGTTTTTGCTGCTTCCTTTATGGAGTGCGCTGGCGGTCAACACGGCGAGCTTGATCGCCTGGTGGTGGCTGGCGCCGGTCGGCGTCATACCACTTTCGCTAGGTGTTGTCGTCTTGGCCCTGCTGCTTGCGCTGCCTCCTTGGGAACACGCCCGACGTCGCGCATTGCTTCGCGCCACGGACCCCAATGACAGTGACTGCAACGCCTACCATGTCGACACGTTAAAAGAGCGCTTGAACAACGAATTCCAGCGTGCTGCCATGTTGAACAAACGCTTGGCCGTCTTGGTGCTCCACCTCCCGCAATTGGACATGGCCGGAGAGCAGTTTGGCCAGCGGGCCCAAACGGCACTGTTAGCCGCGCTGTGTCAGGAGGTCAACAGTCGCTGCCGAGACCACGACATACTGGGCCGCGCAGGCAGCGCTACGTTTTGGCTGGTGCTGCCAGATACCAGTGAGAGCGGCGCGCTGCTCGTGCGTGAACGGCTGCAGCGGTCGCTGTCACACTGCGTACTGGTCGAGACCGGACAGCTGGAAGTCCGCATCGCCACCTGCCTGCCGCTACGCAAAGAGAGCTTCGAGCGCTACATACAGCGACTGGAAGCACGCGCCGACGCGATGGCCAACGTCTAG